One genomic segment of Spiroplasma endosymbiont of Poecilobothrus nobilitatus includes these proteins:
- the argS gene encoding arginine--tRNA ligase, protein MNTNVKLIENLLQEYLKANNLTTPVMVEKPRQEGFGHLSTNLALLLAKKLKKAPNKIAEEVIAFIEKNNKSYFKKIEIAGAGFINFTLADDQLHQVINEVLKREEKYGYSAPKNFTYNLEIVSANPTGFLHIGHARNGAIGDSVARILRAAGYHVQTEYYVNDAGNQINTLAVTVFVSYLNLLGKKTELPPDAYRGDMYDDVTQYFVDNYQDKFINLTFDKDYKISDPKVHEMFRKKSVDLFLDIIKKQLKLFRVDIEYYSSEASMYEGGKIDATLAQYAKLGKTYEQDGALWLKTTDFGDDKDRVLVKSNGDLTYITPDLASHNERLMRSKADKLVNFWGGDHHGYIVRMLAGLQLLGYKKYILDIDMIQMVRLIKDGVEYKMSKRKGTAVWLIDLIEEIGVDPIRYMLASKSAQSHMDLDIDILKEHSSKNPVYYAQYATARCNSVLKQDKMSKINITDVKTFELLTSQKELDLLNEIDLFNRCIEGAAKLRQPHLVCDYVQNIARQFHSYYNETKVINLDNLELTKQRLVFIEVIYQVLSNAFNLLGVNVIEQM, encoded by the coding sequence ATGAATACGAATGTTAAATTAATTGAAAATCTGTTACAAGAGTACTTAAAGGCAAATAATTTAACAACACCAGTGATGGTTGAAAAACCACGTCAAGAAGGATTTGGCCATTTATCAACCAATTTGGCTTTGTTACTAGCAAAAAAATTAAAAAAGGCACCAAATAAAATTGCTGAAGAAGTTATTGCTTTTATTGAAAAAAATAATAAATCATATTTTAAAAAGATTGAAATTGCTGGCGCGGGATTTATTAATTTTACCTTAGCTGATGATCAGTTACATCAAGTTATTAATGAGGTTTTAAAACGAGAAGAAAAATATGGATATTCAGCTCCAAAGAATTTTACTTATAATTTAGAAATTGTTTCAGCTAATCCAACGGGATTTTTACATATTGGTCATGCTCGGAATGGTGCCATTGGTGACAGTGTTGCTCGGATTTTGCGAGCAGCTGGTTATCATGTTCAAACTGAATATTATGTTAATGATGCTGGTAATCAAATAAATACTTTAGCAGTGACGGTTTTTGTTAGTTATTTAAATTTATTAGGTAAAAAAACCGAATTACCTCCCGATGCATATCGTGGCGATATGTATGATGATGTTACACAATATTTTGTTGACAATTATCAAGATAAATTTATTAATTTAACTTTTGATAAGGATTATAAAATTAGTGATCCAAAGGTACACGAAATGTTTCGCAAAAAATCAGTTGATTTATTTTTAGATATTATTAAAAAACAATTAAAATTATTTCGAGTTGATATTGAATATTATTCTTCTGAAGCTTCAATGTACGAGGGAGGAAAAATTGATGCAACGTTAGCACAATATGCCAAACTGGGAAAGACTTATGAACAAGATGGTGCGTTATGATTAAAAACAACTGACTTTGGTGATGATAAAGATCGTGTTTTAGTTAAATCAAATGGTGATTTAACTTATATTACTCCTGATTTAGCATCACATAATGAACGTTTAATGCGAAGCAAAGCAGATAAATTGGTTAATTTTTGGGGTGGTGATCATCACGGTTATATTGTGCGAATGTTAGCGGGGTTACAGTTATTAGGTTATAAAAAATACATTTTAGATATTGACATGATTCAAATGGTACGGTTGATTAAAGACGGTGTTGAATATAAAATGAGTAAACGAAAAGGGACAGCAGTTTGATTAATTGACTTAATTGAGGAAATTGGAGTTGACCCAATTCGTTATATGTTAGCTTCAAAAAGTGCTCAAAGTCATATGGACTTAGATATTGATATTTTAAAAGAGCATTCTTCAAAAAACCCTGTTTATTATGCACAATATGCAACAGCGCGTTGTAATAGTGTGCTAAAACAAGATAAAATGAGCAAAATTAATATTACGGATGTTAAAACCTTTGAATTATTAACATCACAAAAAGAATTAGACCTTTTAAATGAGATTGATTTATTTAATCGTTGCATTGAAGGAGCAGCAAAATTACGCCAACCACATCTTGTCTGTGATTATGTGCAAAATATTGCGCGGCAATTCCATTCATATTATAATGAAACAAAAGTTATTAATTTAGATAACTTAGAATTAACAAAACAGCGTTTAGTATTTATTGAAGTAATTTATCAAGTTTTATCAAATGCCTTTAATTTATTAGGGGTTAATGTTATTGAACAGATGTAA